From the Lathyrus oleraceus cultivar Zhongwan6 chromosome 3, CAAS_Psat_ZW6_1.0, whole genome shotgun sequence genome, the window GTTATCCCACATGTGAGTAAAGATGATCCAAGTCCCAGATACATCGCGTTGGACGCCTAATAAATAATATGTTGTTATAACTTTTCTTGTATATATACTAAAAGGGCACCAAATCCAGacattcaatttcaaaattaGATTCACTTCACTATTCTTCTACAACTATAAAAAAAGTGTCTATAGCCGCGTGAGATCCACGTCACAATGTGAAAAATCACTTCACAACACGTTTTTAGCGACGTGAACTTTCATGCGGTAGAAGCACATGTGACAACTCTATTGCATCATGAAAATCACGACACAACTTTGCCATGTGATTTTCATTACACAATATTCTGCACATAGTTTCTCACTTTATCTACTGTAATTCAGTAGTAGTAATGATGACAAAAAATGTTACAGTGAATTGTGACGTGATTTTCACGTGACAAAGTTGTGAAGTGAAAAATCATGTCACAAAGATGAAAAGAAGTTGCGACGTGATTTTCACGTGACAAAGTTGTGAAGTGAAGATCACgtcaaaaaataatttttttaaaataaaaagcTATAATTATTATTTTACGTTTTAATATatactaaaaataataaaaaaatataaatatattctattttgttttgttttaattaaataaatcggtatattttattttaataatatatcatgaaaaataatatattataaaaattaaatattttgtttaaatataatacaaaaaataatattgtgaaaaataatatattttaataatgTATTGTGAAAATAATATTCTATTTTTAAAGAATAAtctataaaaaaaataatatattatgaaaaataaattttatttttagaaaaatctttttaaatatattaataaattaattCTAGATTAACTtcatatttattttaataaaattatgtttcttcaaaaaaattatccttcaataacaacaacaaacaactcaatatatatatatatatatatatatatatataatatatatatatatatatatatatatatatatatatatatataaattgCTTCAATACCTCAATGAAGATAAAAAAAACTTGAATCTTGAAGCTTGAAACTTGAATCTTGATGAATCTTGAAAAAAGAATTTAACAATGTTAGttacaaaataaaaaaatcaacacAATATTTAAtacataaaaaatgaaaaatgaaaatgaaaaatcTGAGTTGTCTTTAAATACGTTTTAATTTGAAGTTGAAAATTGAGAAAGAAGTGGAAAAATGGTGGAGGAAAAAAAATTGAAAGAGGAAATTTGAGAGAGAGATGAATTTGGGCTGGGGGAGGGAGGGGGAGAGAGAGAACAATCAACGACGTAAATTTCACGTCGCAATCTTGCGAAATAAAATTCATGTCACAACTCCCCAACGGTTATAAAGTTGTGACATGGATAACATGACATTAATAAAGGTGTTAGTCAAGTGTCCTCCCATCAAATCCTCTCGGTCATTCCCATGTTCAAGTCTAACTCTcaatattttaataataaaaacatGTAGCGGCGTGATTATCTCGTCGCAACTCCTTTTTTATTCCACATGATTTTCACATCACTATATCACATGGCTGTAGAGAAGATTTCTTGTAGTATACACATACCGACTTGAGTGTTGAAGTTATAATCTTGCAAGTCAACTCTTCTCCTTTGCACCCGAAACTCCGATCAATTGCAATCCTCCATACTCACCGGTCCTTACTCCATATCTCGTTCCATGACAAAATAATATATATTgaaattatttaattttataataaatttaataaatttattattatttcatAATAGAGTTGAATAAACttttaaaatctatttttttaaataGAATATTTTTGCTTAAAATCCAATTTAAAACAAAAAAATGattataaaaattcaaaattaataataaaattgGTTTAAAATATAACcgattttgaaaaaaaaattctattctaaatatatatttgttattcttccaattttttttaataattaattaaaataaataaatcagaAATGATTATTATGTTAACCCGTCTATAAGCAATCATATACTAAACAGTCCTAGTGGAAGTTGGCTTTCATAGTTATGAGGACATAACTTATTTAACATTGCATGTTGATTTTTTCTTTTTAGTTACCATAAAAGGTTCAAGAGGTAAATAAAAATCTCCATATATGTAAAGAAGCAATAAATCACATTAGCACTTAATTACAATACATGTAGTTTTTGTGATAAAATATGTTTGAAAATGACTGAATCCTTCCTTATTAATGTGCAATGAGCATAAAAGGACCAGCATGACACTAAATGCGCATGATAGCCTAATTCATATCTACttctttatttctatttatttttaatggttattttttggttttttataTTTAGATAATCAATACATTTTGTCCTGCCAGTTAGATGGTTAGAAAATGTAAAATAGGTATCTAAACATTTGTCGTGGTAGATGTTTGAGGTGGAAAAAAGCTAATTGAAACTCAAGTTGAATGTTATCTATAAATAGTCCTTAGGTATGCACCATAACACAGTCATTCACATATTCGAAGTGCGAAGTTTTGGAAATCAATCATGGCTAACACAATGTTTGTGAAAGTTATTTTGTTGGCTATGACATGCTTCGTTTTGAGCAGTCCCTTAGCCAATGCAGCCCTTTCATGTGGTCAGATACAACTCAGTATAACACCATGCATTGGGTACCTTAGGAGCCCAACTCCAACTGTCCCTGCTCCATGTTGCAATGGAGTTAGAAATTTAAATAACCTAGCTAAAACTACCCCTGATCGTCAAGGTGCTTGTAGGTGTCTCAAATTCACTGCCACCCGCTTTCCTGGACTCAATCTTCCCGCTCTTGCTGCTCTTCCCACCAATTGTGGTGTCAACTTGCCCTATAAAATTAGTCCATCCATTGACTGCAACATGTATATCTCTTTTTCATATTATTTCTGATTTAGAAAATGTGAAGTTTTCATACATAATCGTTTTTAATAGAAAACTAATGTCAACTTCATTTTGCAGAGTGAAGCACTGAGCAGCTTGTAGGCCTTGCGTTTGATGAATAAGTATTTATTGGTTTGTGATGATAACCAAGAAGGAATAAAGATGTCTTCACTTATCTTGTTGCAACCGAATCCCCTCTAGGGGATCACTATGTTTACTTTGGATTtcaataataattaaaataaaatctaTAATATTTGGTACAAAATATTCATTATCCACTATCACATTTGGATTACAATAGCACTTTAATATGATATTCAAGCTCACACAATTAAATGTTTTGATTTACTATAATATTTTAAGCGCTGTTATAATAATAGATATGGGAAACAACCTAACAAAATACATAATAAAGGGATTTATATATGCCAGTGAGGGGTCCCTAAAACAAAGAAGATAGCTAGATGGTCTACACAAACAACCTGAAAAATAAAAAGTGAACACAAATACCCTGCTAACAGAAGATACTAACAACAAAATCCTCGTCCCATAATGAAAACTTTCTAGAACTCAAGCCACCTCTCAATCACCATCAACAGAGACAAGGATTTTCAAGAGAGAGATCAAAACCACAATCAAATTTAAAACCAAGTCATCAGAATCACCATCAATAGAAACAACACTACTACAAAACATACATGTTACGTCGAACACGAATGAAAATTTACTTTGGTGATGTAAGTCAGGTAACGAAGGATGTCATAAAAATTTGTCACTTTACCCCTCAATTTCTGAATAGTCGAGGAGATATTTGAAATGTTTATTGATTTGATCCCCAACAAAAgcattttttatattttcaaaactCGTGCCACATACCTCTCGATTTATGATCAAAATCGAGGAAAAATATTTGTTAATACaaattaaattgtttacatagaatattaaattaaatttctAACAAATTATATTATTTACACAAAATATTATATTACATTGTTTAAGAAGAATATTAAAGTAAAAGTATATAATAAATTTTGAATTTAATTCATCGTCATCACGGTAGGTGAAGAACAAATGTTGGATCATCATTACATTGAATCTTTGGGAATATCAAATATTGGATCTTTTATGCATTTTTTCGGATATAAAATAAAAAAGGgttaaataaataaaataaatattttgttaTATGATTATTTAAGAACATAAACGTTAAACCCAAATATTTGATCCTTAAACCCAAATATTTTTCCTGTATTTCAATCCATAATAGAAAACAATGTTTCAATGTTTCTAATATAAAACAAATAAGTTTCAATAATTTCATGACAAATGCTTTCATGATCAATTTTTTATATTCATAATGCTTTTATAATGTGAATATCTTTTAGGTTTTATGTGTATCACTAATGAGGGTGTCTTGAGCGTTGATACTCACTAAATGGACGACATAGATTTGTTTAAGGATTATGAAGAAACTCTATAAACACACTTATATTTCTCTTCGGTTTTAATCTCGGTTTCTAAAAGAACCTAGGTAATAGATGACTTCTATTGCAAAAAAAAAAGTGAATAGAAAAATACTGAAATAACATGTATTGtttcttttttcaatttttttaccATTCATCAAATTTTTTGTGTGATACAATATGATTAAGAATAAATTTTTCAATGTTCTCAACTGAAGAAATCAATATATATTATAGAAAGTTTTTTTTGATTAACAACATTGAAAACTTATTCCATTAAACATCGACGTgaagaacaacaagaacaagaacaacaCCATTACGTGAGATAGATTGCAAGAACATAAAAGTAATTTATTAAAGGTTGGTGTAGAAGAATAAAAACACAGAGCCAACATTATTTTGTCTCGCAATCCATCAGACATAAATCACAACAAGATTAACATCTTTTTCAAGCCTAATCAAACCACATCGTATTGAGCTAGCTCCAAGGCATCCTATCGGACAACAACAACACATCACATCGGCGACCATGCTATAACAACCACAGAAACACCAGTTCCATGTCAAACCTAAATACAGTGAAAGTTGCAGATCTTAACAGATCTGGAAAGAATTAGAGTTCAAAGTCAAGTTCCACCAACAACATTAAGGAAAAGTAGATTGATAAGCAAATTTTAAAACCTCAACTAAAAGTTAGTCTAAATCACGTGATATTACACATCAGTGCCACAAAGCGTTATTGACTTTGTAAACTCAAATGGATGAGAATGACTAATTAAGGATGACAACAGGTATATTTGGACAAAATACTATAGTACATGTCCCCACTGTTTAAAAAAATTATGTACCCAAAGTCATACTCGCGTGGACATCAATGTTTGTACCCATGCACGTATCCTATGGGTACCTAAGTATCCATACTTATATATGTTTATCCGCATTTCTAATAAAAAATGATCGATCAATTATAATttatctatctatatatatatatatatatatatatatatatatatatatatatatatatatatatatatatatatatatatatatatatatatatatataatggaCAAGTTTGATAATTTTTATGGATAGAATTGTCATCTTTATACGGTTATTAGATTTAAATAGTCTTTTTATATTAATGGACCAAAATGAACATCAAGTATAAAATAGAGAGGAAAAAGAGTATTAAGCCTACATATATTAGAttgaaagaaataaaaataattaacttaattatttaaAATCTCAATATTTGGTCAAATGAGTTTGTTAAAGGGATCTAAAATATTCATAAAAGGTTTTTTTGAAAAAAGACTACTTTAATTCATTTATGAGAATTTCAAAAGTATAATTgtattatttttttgttttaaatGACCAAATGAGTTTTCTTTTTAATTAAATACACTAAATAGGCTTCGATACAGAACTTAAGGGTCAATCTTTTGGTGATACTAACCATTTTTAGGTGGAGTCATTCATATAGATAAATTTGTTCAAATGAAATGTCAAGTTAACCAATAATTTGAAGTTGGAATTGAGATTAGACCTCGTTTGGTCCAGCTTTTATATTTACATCAAAATTTTGAATAACCTCTTATATTAAGAAgtaatttttttataaaaaaacatTAAGAAAAAAGATCTTTTAAAAGAAAACGATGACTAACATATGTTTTATTTAACTTTTTTCCAAAATATGCAGAACTTACTTTCTATGTTCCGCTATTCGAATTCCACTAACATATGTTTTAGTTAAGTTTTATGATTTTCTTACTTGTGGGTTGCAAGATACTCTACATTTTATTTTCTGATTgttataatattttattaattgTATTAATAATTATTgttataaaaaatatttaaaatttaaatgTACTAGAATATTCTTTATTGATAAATTAAAATACATAAACTAAATTTATTTATGTGATTGACATAAAAAGGCATGATATTGTAACATGTTTTTTTTTCAAATGGATAGATTTAATGATGTTTTTGTTATTTATATAAATTTAATTAacaattatttatttaatattttaatcTAATCTCTCTTTGGAAAAATATTGTAGTAATTcttaatttaattatttataaatttttagTCATTTATATACAAATATTTCAATCTTTTATGATATACcttaataataataaaattgcatcatttattatatattttataaattaatCTTTATCTCTCAACTTTTTAAATATAATAATTATCAAAAATgattataattttaatttaaaagcTATTATTTTTAGAATTAGTTTTAAAATAACTTTTAAATTGAAAAATAATTATATCAAACACACCCTTAATTTTATTATATAGCGTTCTTGAATATGATGGGAGTTCACGAGTTAATTTAGAATTTAAACTTAAGTTTGGTAAGTTTCAAATATCAAAGTCTAAATATGACTTATAGTTTGTTATATGTCTGAGTTATTAACCTActtaaaatttaattttatttgaacatagataaataaataatttaattcGTGTTTTTGTacattaaaaaaattaaaagattaTTGATATTAAAAATTTATTTGTATTGATTTATTTGAATTTATCTATTATCATAAATTTTGTGAGTATGTTTATTTAAACTTGAATTTATCCATAAGGTATTTTCAACCTATTTTCACAAGTTATTCAAAATAactcatttttatttttgtattttaatttaaaatacAATACACACAtaataatcataataataataataatcataataataataataataataataataataataatagacTTTTTCATATTAATTTAAATATGTCAATTTGATAGACTTTAAATTCTTTGTTATGAACTGAAGTCTAGTCTTTTTAATTAAATAAACTTATAAGAATATTTAAAAGAATATGACCAAACTTTTATTTTTATAGATTAGATCCTAAACTTTGTTCATTGATTTGAGCTATTCCTATCCTATCTCTAATCTCTCTAATGAAACCGGACAAGTGCATATAAGAGAATAACCACTTACTGTTTCTATATAGGGGTGacaaaatggatggattggatggatatggattgAATGGTTAATAGATGGATCAAAACAATTCATTAGTCCATTAACAATCCacaaattttttttaaaaaatatccaatccaatccatccattaaagaataaaatccatccaatccatccgTTATCATATATTTTAGTGGATGGATTTCCATCCATccatttttttttctttgaattttatttttttttgaaaaaatcacttatttttttcattttttttgaataaaacattatcaatttttttttcaaaaaaatatatatttttgtattttcgaaaaaaataatttaaaaatcgttacttttattttcgaaaaaaacaaaaaattttATATTCgtataaaaataaatttttcgaaaataaaatcaaaatttggtatttttcaaaaaaaaatatttttaaatttttgaaaaaaatagaaattttgtattttcaaaaaaaaaatatttttatttttaaaaaaataattaatatttgaaaaatttatttttttaaaattaaataaaaaaatccattagatcattaaaatgtgttggatggattggatcaatccatgcttataaatggatggattggatcaattCATTAACTTAATTTTTATGTAGTGGATGGATTGGATGAATTTTTTGATagatggattggatggattttctCTTAATGGATCCAATTGTCATCCCTatttctatatatatatatatatatatatatatatatatatatatatatatatatatatatatatatatatatataatatatatatatatatatatatatatatatatatatataaatcaCATGGTTTGAAAAATCTTTATCAAGTTTTTGCTTTCCATAAAATACTTATTAGTAATCGACACTTTCCACTTATTTAAGAGCTCCATATTTTTGGAACAAAAATTAAAATTCTTAGATTAAAAGATAGGATAGAATAATCATTTCTTGTTTATTTAGTTAAAGTTTTAATTTTTATGTTAAAGTGAGTTAAAAATTAATACAATTTCATAAAAAAAActagttattttaaaaaaaaaatgatagaaataaaatataaaaagGATTTCACATTgaattcaaaaaaaaaatataaaagatAATTTTGATTCTATTTAAATATCAgtttttaaatttaatttaatattaaCTATTGAATTGTCAACAATAAATCAATTATTTATTACAAAAATAGGAATAGATAAAATAATAtcataaataattaaaaatattatatatatatatatatatatatatatatatatatatatatatatatatatatatatatatatatatatatattatctcAATCAATTTTCATTCTCCTCTACTATTAAAATAAATAACTTAAATTAAAATACTATATTTGTGACTAtcaaatttctctctctctcactcatTTATTAAAAATCTAATGATTCAAATTCATTAGTATACGAATTAACTTCTGAGTCATTTTTTATTCTCACATAAGAATAATACTCTCATATCATATAATgcgatatatatatatatatatatatatatatatatatatatatatatatatatatatatatatatatatatatatatataatatatatatatatatatatatatatatatatatatatatatatatatatatatatatatatatatatatatatatatatatatatatatatatatatatatatatatatatatatatcgcATTCTATAATATGAGAGTAAATATGAGAATACTATTCTTATGTGAGAACAAAAAATAACGGAGAAGACAGAGAATTTGATTCGTATACTAATGAATTTGAATCATTAGATTTTAATAAATGAGTGAGAGGAGGGAGAAATTTGATAGTCacaaatataatattttaatttaagttattattagattttattagatttaattcatatttaaattatattattttcttagcccctaagtttgttagagggtattttagtattttatcctattgtagtaaccctagttttagcttataaatagggtgacaatcattgtaacttttaatcctttttgtagccgtcattctcttaatagaatattcatcttttattctacctttgcaccaacaattggtatctagagctccgattcggattcattgggaaacacgggaaacacgagtgaacgtgaggtcttgtgtgtttgattttgattcttagattcgtgttgaatcttgaacaaaatctgatcagaatttttaattctgtgggttgggaaacactgtgtgagaaatctgagtgtactgtgcaaggtagaaagatgaacggaaacggcaacatgaacaccaaacttccggtatttgacggtaaaaactggaatcgttggatgatccaaatgcgtgtattgttcggtgctcaagatgttctagatcttgtcactgatggttatgttccggtagcagcagatgcgacggatgaacagaaaaacgcgcagaaggaagtaaggaagaaggatcagaaagcattgttcttcattcatcaatgtgttgatgtaaatgtgtttgagaagattgcagattcaacgacagcaaaggttgcgtgggacacactggttagatgttatggtggtgacgcatcagtgaagaaggtgaagcttcagtccttgagaaagcaatatgagaatctcaacatgaagaataatgagaaagtttctgaatacatctccagagtgattctgatcactaatgagatgaaagcgtgtggagaaactctttctgaagaaacaatcatggagaaggtattgagatcccttacctctcaatttgattacattgtggtagcaatagaacattccaaagatctgagcaccatgagaattgaagagctgcagagcagtctagaagcgcaagagttgcgtttgattgagagaacttctgaaagggaagtagagcagcaggctctgaaagcaacttctgataggaggtatcagaagcagtcagaagccaggagaagatctgatggtggtcagaagttagaaagctcaacctctgacAGACAAAAGAATGTTCAGAAGGgaaagagaagtatgacaagaagaaaatccaatgttactgctgtaagaagttcggtcactttgctagagactgttggtcaaacaaggagagaaaatcagaagaagcaaatatagccagaagttctgatgacgaatctgtgctattgatggcctctgaatctgataatatggatctgatagactggtggtatatggacactggctgctcaaatcatcttactggaaacaagaaatggctggttgactttgactctgaaaagaggacaaagatcagatgtgctgatgacaaatatcttaatgcagaaggtatgggaaatgtcagagtgactctgaacaatgggaaaacaacattgattcagaacgtgtggtatgtacctggcatcagaagcaatctgatgagtgtgggacaattaattgagaaaggtttttcagttaccatgaaagacaatcttctgaagttgtatgactgcaatcagaagttgattatggagtcagaacagggaaggaatagaacattcaaggtgaatgtcagaactgcagactcagaatgtcttagtgcaacaagtgctgagaaggagagtgagctgtggcacagaagatttggtcatttgaatttcagaagcttaaaacatctgaattcaaagaagttggtacatggaattcctgcaattaagaagcctgaaaagtcatgcaaagtttgcatggaaggaaaacaaccacgattgccatttgcatcagaaactgctccaagagcaaaacattCCTTGGGAGTTatacattctgatgtgtgtggtccatttccagtagcatcgattggagggaataaatactttgtgttatttgttgatgaattcacaagaatgacatgggtatcccttattaagtttaaacacgaggtgtttgatgaattcaagaagttcagaatgaaggctgagaatcagagtggtcagaagttgaagattcttagaactgacggtggaggtgagtataactccaaagaaTTCCAGAAattctgtgaggagaatggaattgagcatgaggttactgctccttatacccctcaacacaatggtcttgctgaaagaagaaaccgcactttgcttgatatggtgagaagcatgctaaaggagaagaaacttcctcagaagctctggggagaagttgttgccactgcaacgtatgtactcaaccgatgtcctacgaagaagttgaaggaaatagttccaatacagaagtggactggagataagcaaagtgttagtcatct encodes:
- the LOC127127319 gene encoding non-specific lipid-transfer protein 1, yielding MANTMFVKVILLAMTCFVLSSPLANAALSCGQIQLSITPCIGYLRSPTPTVPAPCCNGVRNLNNLAKTTPDRQGACRCLKFTATRFPGLNLPALAALPTNCGVNLPYKISPSIDCNIVKH